The DNA region CCTTTGTCCCCTCGATCTGAGGCCGTTACTTGGTCCCCAGGGAAGCCCGCCAGGCAGCCTCGGGCAGCATGGCTACTCCACTGCTCCTGGCAATTGGCGAACTCGGCCTGGGAGACCAAGGCACGCTCTCGCCCTGTTCAGACAGGAGTGAAGGCCTCATCCCAGCCGTGCTGGCGTGGATGTGGGGATCCGGTGCAGCGGAGGGGGGATTGTTTTAGCACGGATGGACAGAGGACTGTGTGAACGCAAGCACTTGGCCCGCCCAATGGTCCTGCCCTAGGTTTGCCGAGGACCATCTGGCTACGCCGGACACGCACGCCCTCTGCTCTCCTAAAGCATCACATCGCTTCTCTCCTGAGTGGTGACCCGAGAGGCTGTCGCAGGGCCCCGAGGCTCTGCAGAAGGACAAGCACATAGCAGTCGTTCGTTCCCACGCAGGTGTCCCACGgaacagagcaggagcagggatcCAGAGTGGCTCGCACAGCGGGAGCTGCTCTTCTGACCTAATTAAAGGACTCGGTAGAGGCCTCAGCCTCTCCTGACGGGCTGTGCACCTGCTGCTCGGTGGCCCCGGGCGTCCGGGGCTCATCCCTCGCtggtttctccttctccttcagaaTGGCTCCTTCTAGACGGTCTCCTGCAAAGCTTTCTTTGTACTGGTAACTCTTCTCTCAAGAAGTGTTTCTCTGGTGGGGGGGTAGCAGAGTGGGGGGAACGAGTGAGTGGGAGTAGGCTCTACTCGCGGCCTCTGCCGTTTAGGTCACAGTGAGTGCGACAGCAGGGTGGGCAGTGAGGAAGTAGGGAGTGAGAGCAGGACCCTCCCGGGAGGCCAGGTGGCCTCTTCTGTCTCTAAGTAGCCTGAGCCTCCCGTTTGCCTGCAGGCAGCGGCCAGGGTCCTATTCCCCGGTGAGCTCTTCCCGCAGTTAAACTGCTGTCTGGCCAGGGCCTCGCTGTGCAGGGAGAGGCCCGAGGGACAGGAGCTGGGTGTCCAGCGCTCACTCTGCCGCGCAGCGGGGGGCCAGCACCCTCCGTGGTAGCTCCTGGAGCAGCCCCGGAAGGGGAGGCCAGGCTGAGACCTGGGCCGACGGGTGGCGGGTGGCCGGGGGAGCTGAGTTGGGAAGGGGGCACGGACTCCGAGTCTGAGGGGACCAGAGCTGTCCCTTGCCCGGGCGTCCGAGGGGCTGGTCCTTAGGACGGTGCCAGGCCGCTTCCCAGAACAGCGTGTCCCGTGACGGTGTCCGCGGGGCCCCTGGGGGCGCTGAGGCTTGGAGGCGGGGGCAGGTCCAGCCCGGCCCTGGGCCCCttgctccccagggctccccccacccGCCGCAGGCCCGCGCTCCCTGGCCCCCGGGGAGCCCACACCACTCCCGGGTATCTCACCGCTGACAACAAGGAACCCCGCGGCTCTCCctgccccgggggggggggggggctcccgggGGAGCAGGGGCCAGACCTGAGCTGGGAGAGCACAGCCCCGGGCCAAAGCCACCTGCCGGGGACCAGGAGGGGCCGTCGTGAGCCGGGGCGGGCCCGGTCAGCGGCCGCGGGGGGACGTCGGGCGCTCGGCGGGGTCTTCTGGCTTCTCCGAGCCCTGCCCGCGCGGATCCTGGCGCAGAAGTCGGCGCGCGAGgaggacggacggacggacggacggacggggCTCGGGCAGCGCCGCACGGTGCACAGCCCCGGGCCGTCTCCGCGCtcgcaggggctggggctggggctgcggggctgcggggctgcgggggcccGACGCCGGGCCGAGAAggggcggaggggtgggggcggcgCCTGTGCGCCCAGAGCTCTCGGCCCGACGGCGGCCGGCCCGGTGAGGGATGAGGGGCGCGGGGTGGGCGCGGGCGGAGAGGGAACCAGCGCAGACGGCGTGAGCCCGGGAAGGGGAGCCCAGACGGAGGgagccggggcggcggggggcgggggggttgacccgggcgcccggggcggcggggagggggcggggagggggcggggcccgggtccgcgcgggggcgggggcggggcccggggcggggcgggggcagcggcggggcggggcggcgccgcGCGGGGTGGGGCGGCGCCGGCGCgggctggggcgggcggggcgggcctggCCTTGCTGACCGCCCTGCTCCCTCCGCCCCGCAGGTGAGGCCGCAGCCGGGCCATGGCAGCATGACGCCCCGGGCGCGCGCCGCCGGACGCCGGCCAGCAGGAGCCCCGGGCCGCGGGCGTGAGCGCCCCGGAGCAGCGCCTCGTTCCTGAGCCGCCCGAGCCGCCTTCCGCACGCGCTCGCTGGAGTCTTCGGCCCGTGGACCCCCGACCTTCCCGCCTGGAGCACCAATATGTGTCATGTTATTGTCACCTGTCGCTCGATGCTCTGGACCCTCCTGAGTATAGTGGTGGCCTTCGCCGAGCTCATTGCCTTCATGAGCGCCGACTGGCTCATCGGAAAAGCCAAgagccgcggcggcggcggcggcggggccggcgggggcgggggcgggggcggcgagCCCGACGCCCGGAGCGGAGGCCCGGCCGAGCCGCCGCACCCGACCCTGGGCATCTACGCCCGCTGCATCCGCAACCCGGGCGTGCAGCAGGTGCAGCGGGAGACGCTGTGCGGGCCCTACGCCGAGAGCTTCGGCGAGATTGCCAGCGGCTTCTGGCAGGCCACCGCTATCTTCCTGGCCGTGGGCATCTTCATTCTCTGCACGGTGGCCTTGGTGTCCGTCTTCACCATGTGCGTGCAGAGCATCATGAAGAAAAGCATCTTCAACGTCTGCGGGCTGCTGCAAGGGATCGCAGGTAggcgcggggagcgggcgggCTCCCCCCGGGCTGTCGGGGTGGGGCGGGCATCGCACCCGCGGCGGGGGCCGCCCCCAGCGCCCCAGCCCTGCGACCCTTCCCCCGTGTTCCCCTGCGCTGCCCTCTCCCCGGCTTCTACCTTGTGGGGCCTTGTGACAGTAACTACTACTTTTTTGCTTTTGCCGGTAAGTTAAAAGTGTGCTGTCCCGTCAGCGCATCCCCCCAGGAGATCTGGGGGCCCCGCAGCGCCGCCCTGCGCGGGTCGGCCTCGCACTGGGGGAGCCTCGCGGGAGGGGGGCGAGCCACGCAGTTGGGTGTGGGGGTGGAAGAGCCACGCAGTTggatgtgtgtgggtgggggaagggctaTGCCGttgggtgtggggggggtggaAAGAGCCATGCCGTTGTGTGTGtctgcgggggggcgggggggagcctCACGGGAGCCTAAGgggttgggcggggggggggtgcggagggCGTGCTCCGGGGCTCCGGCCTCAGCGCCGTCCCCAGCCACACGAGGTCTCAGCCTCGGAGAGGAAGCAGCGGCTGGGAAGGAATCAGTATCAGCTGCTCTGTGTTTAATAATGTTCTGGCTTGAACTGTCTCCTGGAGCCTGACGGAATGTTCTATGCATTGACTTCAGAAAATACAGACTAGGTGTCCCGCTTTCAGGCAGTTGCCCACCAGTGAGCTTGTTAGGCCTCGGTGGAAGAAAACGGAGGAGCCCTTCACGGTGACCCCAGAGCGGAGGCTGCGAGCCGCAAGCAAACGTCCCACCCCGCCAGCGCTCAGCCTTTCCCATACGGGTTGGAGGGGTGTCATCTCTTCCCGACGGCACAGGGACACACACGCAGACGCTGCAGCCTGAAGACATGGTTGAGGAACTAAAAGAATAGATAGACTCGCTTTgatttttcaagggaaaaaaaagtcactttttaaaCAATCGTAATCCAGGTGTAATTCCGAACTCTAGCAGGAGAATGGTCATCCATGCACAGCCCTAGCTGAAGGTGCTGGTGACTCATCCTCAGCAGACCCTAAAGC from Canis lupus dingo isolate Sandy chromosome 3, ASM325472v2, whole genome shotgun sequence includes:
- the LHFPL2 gene encoding LHFPL tetraspan subfamily member 2 protein translates to MCHVIVTCRSMLWTLLSIVVAFAELIAFMSADWLIGKAKSRGGGGGGAGGGGGGGGEPDARSGGPAEPPHPTLGIYARCIRNPGVQQVQRETLCGPYAESFGEIASGFWQATAIFLAVGIFILCTVALVSVFTMCVQSIMKKSIFNVCGLLQGIAGLFLILGLILYPAGWGCQKAVGYCGPYASAYKPGDCSLGWAFYTAIGGTVLTFICAVFSAQAEIATSSDKVQEEIEEGKNLICLL